The genomic DNA GAATTTCGCCCTACTATTTCCAAGACGCAAGTTTTGTACTATAGAATGTTAACAAACATTGGAACTGCGCCTGTTAAAGATGCAATAGAGTAGAAACTTTTACTCTAGAAATTATAATACAGTTTCATGTATACTTGGATTAATTTAAAACAGGGAAAGTTTTGTCACTATCTTTGTTCGAGTAGAGATCCGACTCTAATCTGGGAAGCAGGGTCAGTACCTAAGTAATGATGTTCTTATGTTATAGGAACCAACTATACTCACTCTGCAATTCCTATAAGATATACTAACAAACAGAGAGATTAACAAAAGAGATGTttgagagagatagagagagagagatgagaattgagaaagagagagatgagaatgagaaatatttattattttcaatCTTACTTCTCCACATGCTATTTACAATCTTATATAGTGAAAATACAAATCAACAATATTCTAACAACTTTTCAACCATATTCTGGTATCACTAAAAGGAAAGCCTAAGGCTCCAAAATCCCGTAAAATATCCCAGACATGATGAGTTTGCAAAATTATCCCTGTTGAGTCAATGACGAACATGACAGGTGGACCATATTCTTCACGCTTGAAAAGGCGGTTTTCACTACGTTTCATGGATCCTGCATCTGAAAATGGAATGGCGGTCCATGGCATCGAAGAAAACAAATCTTTGAATTCCTCCTGAGGGTCTGTTGTAGAAGAAACTGGTATAATTTGTCCTTCACAATGATCATCCTGGACAACCAAAACCACCTCAAAATTATTGAGTGGCAGTAGATCATTGTAGACGTCCTTCAAATCCGCAGAGAACGCGTCCTTGTTGTTGTATGGGATAAAGTGACCGGATAGTGGCATAAAATACAAAAGAACGACTTTGCCTTTCAACTCAGCCTTAACCTAAAAAATAAGTCAAATAAATGAGAAAGTGGGTTGTTTCATAATTTGCCATTGCAAATGCCAGTTTGCTAGTCTTAAGGTATATCGCATCCTCCGTGTTTAAGTCATAAAGTTAAATGTCAGTTTGCTAACATAAAATTTTAGACTAGAACATAAATGCAAGTCTTAAGTTATATCACATGATACGTGCTTGTTgaaaataataattcaaaattatttgaacTATTTTTTGGATTAATTTTGATGAGGTTTT from Apium graveolens cultivar Ventura chromosome 5, ASM990537v1, whole genome shotgun sequence includes the following:
- the LOC141661052 gene encoding putative nucleoredoxin 1, translated to MPLSGHFIPYNNKDAFSADLKDVYNDLLPLNNFEVVLVVQDDHCEGQIIPVSSTTDPQEEFKDLFSSMPWTAIPFSDAGSMKRSENRLFKREEYGPPVMFVIDSTGIILQTHHVWDILRDFGALGFPFSDTRIWLKSC